From Ignavibacterium sp.:
GATTACTAATTTTCTTATCGTTTATTTTGTTTTCGTCAATCAACTTTGCTCAGGAAAAGTCCTGCTGTCAGGTTGATGTTTCATTCGCAAGTTTTGGTGAGGATAAATCTTTTCGTGAAGCTCACCAATTACCTAAAGATTTTGTATTGCAGGATGCTAAAGGTAAAATGATTAAATTCAAAACAGCTGATGGAAAAGAAGCAAATGCTTATTACATCCAGTCACCAAAACCATCAAAAAAATTTGTTTTCGTTTTCCACGAGTGGTGGGGTTTAAATGATAACATAAAAAGAGAAGCAGACGAATTACAAAAAGAATTAGGTAATGTGAACATAATGGCGCTTGATTTATATGATGGTCAGGTTGCAACTAAAAGGGAAGATGCTGCAAAACTGATGCAATCAAATGATAAAACTCGTTCGATGGAGATTATTAAAGGTGCAATAAAATTTGCTGGTAAAGATGCTGAGATTGGAACCATTGGTTGGTGCTTTGGAGGCGGTTGGTCATTACAGGCAAGCATCTTAGCCGGCAAGCAGGGTAAAGCTTGTGTTATTTACTACGGAATAATTGAAAATACTCCCGAAACATTTAAAGATTTAAACGCACCGGTATTGGGAATTTTTGCTGAGAAAGATGGCTGGATAACGCCTGAAGTTTATGGAAATCTCGAAAAGAATTTGAAAGCTGCAGGAAAGAAAGTAACTGTTAAAAGTTTTAATGCTGATCACGCTTTTGCAAATCCAAGCAACAGCAATTTTGATGAAAAAGCAACTAATGAAGCAAAGGAACTGACACTAAAGTTCTTCAAAGAAAATTTGATGAAATGAAAAATGAAGTCACGCTGGGTAAAAATACTTAGCGTGACTTTCGAATTTAATTGTTTAAATATTTCTGATTAAGATTTCTTTAACAAATCTCTGATCTCAGTAAGAAGTTTTACATCTGCTGGTGGCTCAGGTGGAGCAGCAGGTTTTTCTTCTTCTTTCTTTTTCAGAGTGTTCATAGCTTTAATAACCATAAAAATTGCAAAAGCAATTATTATAAAGTCAATCACTGTGTTTATAAACATTCCGTATTTAAGCATAACAGCTGGTTGATCTCCTTCAGCGGCTTTTAGAGTTAATGCAAGGTCACTGAAATCAACCCCACCAAGCAGCAATCCAATTGGCGGCATAATTACATCACCGACAAATGATGAAACTATTTTTCCGAACGCACCTCCGATGATTATACCTACTGCCATATCAACAACATTTCCCCTCATTGCAAATGCTTTGAATTCCTGTAACATCTTCATTTCTGAGTCCTCCTTATTTTGGTAATTATGATTTGATTAAGGTACTGAAAAATAGGAAAAAATATTTTAGCAATAACATTGTTACAGCTTTGACAAAAAAAAGTTTGTCAGCCCTTCAGGAAAACAGACTGACAAACTTTATTAGAATATTTTATGTTAAAAATATTTGATTACTTCATAAGAACCATTTTCTTCATCGCAGTAAAATTACCTGCCTGAAGTTTATAGAGGTAAACTCCACTCGGCAAATTAGTAGCATTAAAGTTAACACTGTGATAACCTTTCTCCTGATCTTCATTTACAAGTACAGCTAATTCTTCACCAATAATATTGTGAACAGATAATCTAACCGAAGCTTTTTCTTTCAGAACATATCCAATCAAAGTAGTAGGGTTAAACGGATTCGGATAATTCTGTTCAAGAGCAAAGTTATCTATACTTCTTACATCAACTTCAATGACATCTGAAAAATTATAAAGGCCATTGAAATCAATTTGCTTTAGTCTGTAATAATATTTGCCTTCAAATGCACTTCGGTCAATGAAGGAATAATTCTGAACCTGAGTTGTTGAACCATGTCCCTTGACAAATCCAATAGTTGTAAAATCAGATTTATCTGCGCTTCTCTGAATTTCAAATCCATGATTATTTAATTCAGAAGCTGTGGTCCAAACTAACTGAACACCTTCTTTTTCAAGAGATGCTGTGAATGAAGTTAATTCAACAGGTAATGGTGGTCCAGAGAATCTGAGAATTGTGCCTGAATTACCACAAGCCCAGGCAAAATTAGCTGTAGCATCAATACCATAGAGAGTTTGAGTTGTACCTGTTGAAAGTGCTGTCCAGTTTACACCATCTGAAGAATACCAGCTTGCACCAGATGAACCTACAGCTAAATAGAGGTTAAAACCAGGGACATTAACAACATATCTGAAAGCAGCACCGGTAACAGGAGTTACAGTCCAGGTTACACCTCCATCAGTTGTTTTTGCAGTTGTTCCATCCAGACAAACTGCAACACCTTCATTGGCATTAGCAAAAGCCAGATAACTGGAGCCAGCGAACCCTTGTTGTTGATTAAATCCTGACACCGTCCAGGTATTACCTTTATCTGTTGATTTATAAACTTTGGTAGGATTTGCACTACCATTATAATATGAACTGAACCAAACAGTGTTTCCAACAACATCAATAGAACCAGCAGCTCCATATTCGCCATTTGTGCTATCAGCCGGCGGAATATTGCTTGCAGGAACTCTTGTCCAGGTATCTCCACCATTAGTTGTTACAAGAATTTCCCAATAAGTTGAAGGCCAGGGATCAGGGTCAGCATAACAAACTCCATCATTTGCATTGAAGAAGCGAATGCCGTCACTAAAGCCAGCCGGATTGTTATATTGTGCTGTCCAAGTCATACCACCATCAGTAGTTTTCCAGATTGTAAAATCTGCAGAACCACCAACTGTACCTGTAACCCAGGCAGTTAAAGAATCAATTGCATCTATTGAATAATTAGTTACTGCTGCATTCGTTGGAGTTTTGACTTCCCAGGTAGTGCCTCCATTAATTGTTCTGAGAACAACTCCACTTGCACCGCAAGCCCATACAACATTGTCGTCAACAGCTTTAAGCTGTCTGAGTCTTACTGTTGTTCCACTGGTTTGCGCAACCCATTGAGAAAATACATCAACAGTAGAAAATAGAACGAGAACAATGAGAACAAATAAAGCAGGAATTTGTTTTTTCATAGTATTACTCCTGTTAATATTGATTGAAGGTGAATTGTTATTTAGTGCCCAAATGGTTCTCATTAAACTTAATAAAATATTTTTTCATTTGCCAAGTCTTACAGGACCAGCATTTTTAACTTCTTCGCTGCAACCATCAGAAAATAATTTAAAGTTCTCAATGAATCTTGCTGCAAGTGCATCATACTTTTTCCAATATTCATCTTTATTTCCCCAACTGCTTGAAGGATCAAGGACATCTGCGGGAACATCCGGACAAGTCAGTGGAACTTCGAAACCAAATAATTTATCTTTTCTGTATTGAACATTATCGAGTTTACCTTCAAGGGCTGCATTTAAAAGATTTCTTGTATGACGGATGGAAATTCTTTTCCCAACTCCGAATCTTCCGCCAACCCAACCGGTATTAACCAACCACACGTTTGCATTGTGCTTCAGCATTCTTTCCTTTAGCATAGCAGCATATTCGAATGGATGACGTACCATAAATGGTGCTCCAAAGCAAGCGCTGAAAGTTATTTGCGGCTCGATTCCTAATCCGATTTCTGTGCCTGCGATTTTCGAAGTGTAACCGCTTATAAAATGATATTGTGCCTGTGCCGGATTTAGTCTTGCAATTGGTGGAAGAACACCCGAAGCATCACAAGTAAGGAAAATAATATTTTTTGGATGCGAACGAACATATCCTTCAGGAACAATGTTTGGAATAAATTCAAGAGGATATGAAGCTCTTGTGTTTTCTGTAATGTGGTCGTCATCCAAATCAATGTAGCGGCTTGTTAAATCGTAAACTACATTTTCGAGAATTGTACCGAATCGTCTTGTCGTTGCATAAATTTCAGGTTCGTGTTCTGCAGAAAGGCGAATAACTTTCGCATAACATCCGCCTTCAAAATTAAACACTCCTTGTGAACTCCAGCCGTGTTCATCATCTCCGATTAATCTTCTCTTAGGATCAGCTGATAGTGTTGTTTTACCAGTTCCGCTCAGACCGAAGAAAAGAGCCACATCACCATCTTTTCCAACATTAGCCGAGCAATGCATCGGTAATACATCTTCAAAAGTCAGAAGGAAATTCAACAGAGTAAAAACTGATTTTTTAATTTCTCCGCCATAAAGCGTATTTGCAATTACAGCCATTCTTTGCTCAAAGTTAAGAATGATGGCGGTTTCGGTTCTTGTTCCATCAACTG
This genomic window contains:
- a CDS encoding dienelactone hydrolase family protein; amino-acid sequence: MYRLLIFLSFILFSSINFAQEKSCCQVDVSFASFGEDKSFREAHQLPKDFVLQDAKGKMIKFKTADGKEANAYYIQSPKPSKKFVFVFHEWWGLNDNIKREADELQKELGNVNIMALDLYDGQVATKREDAAKLMQSNDKTRSMEIIKGAIKFAGKDAEIGTIGWCFGGGWSLQASILAGKQGKACVIYYGIIENTPETFKDLNAPVLGIFAEKDGWITPEVYGNLEKNLKAAGKKVTVKSFNADHAFANPSNSNFDEKATNEAKELTLKFFKENLMK
- the mscL gene encoding large-conductance mechanosensitive channel protein MscL, whose product is MKMLQEFKAFAMRGNVVDMAVGIIIGGAFGKIVSSFVGDVIMPPIGLLLGGVDFSDLALTLKAAEGDQPAVMLKYGMFINTVIDFIIIAFAIFMVIKAMNTLKKKEEEKPAAPPEPPADVKLLTEIRDLLKKS
- a CDS encoding T9SS type A sorting domain-containing protein, giving the protein MKKQIPALFVLIVLVLFSTVDVFSQWVAQTSGTTVRLRQLKAVDDNVVWACGASGVVLRTINGGTTWEVKTPTNAAVTNYSIDAIDSLTAWVTGTVGGSADFTIWKTTDGGMTWTAQYNNPAGFSDGIRFFNANDGVCYADPDPWPSTYWEILVTTNGGDTWTRVPASNIPPADSTNGEYGAAGSIDVVGNTVWFSSYYNGSANPTKVYKSTDKGNTWTVSGFNQQQGFAGSSYLAFANANEGVAVCLDGTTAKTTDGGVTWTVTPVTGAAFRYVVNVPGFNLYLAVGSSGASWYSSDGVNWTALSTGTTQTLYGIDATANFAWACGNSGTILRFSGPPLPVELTSFTASLEKEGVQLVWTTASELNNHGFEIQRSADKSDFTTIGFVKGHGSTTQVQNYSFIDRSAFEGKYYYRLKQIDFNGLYNFSDVIEVDVRSIDNFALEQNYPNPFNPTTLIGYVLKEKASVRLSVHNIIGEELAVLVNEDQEKGYHSVNFNATNLPSGVYLYKLQAGNFTAMKKMVLMK
- the pckA gene encoding phosphoenolpyruvate carboxykinase (ATP); the protein is MSKYLEFNTPATKQAMELASDYRLKNQGFTDLDRVFWNLPDEALYEEIIFRNEGRLTKQGPIVVHTGKHTARAAADKFIVQEQSTNDKIWWGIYNRPFSSEKFNQLMGRVQAYCQGEELFVQDCYVGADPDYKMPIRIITEKAWHSLFARNMFITTENRDELKKFVPEFTVVCLPGFKVDPAVDGTRTETAIILNFEQRMAVIANTLYGGEIKKSVFTLLNFLLTFEDVLPMHCSANVGKDGDVALFFGLSGTGKTTLSADPKRRLIGDDEHGWSSQGVFNFEGGCYAKVIRLSAEHEPEIYATTRRFGTILENVVYDLTSRYIDLDDDHITENTRASYPLEFIPNIVPEGYVRSHPKNIIFLTCDASGVLPPIARLNPAQAQYHFISGYTSKIAGTEIGLGIEPQITFSACFGAPFMVRHPFEYAAMLKERMLKHNANVWLVNTGWVGGRFGVGKRISIRHTRNLLNAALEGKLDNVQYRKDKLFGFEVPLTCPDVPADVLDPSSSWGNKDEYWKKYDALAARFIENFKLFSDGCSEEVKNAGPVRLGK